A portion of the Algisphaera agarilytica genome contains these proteins:
- a CDS encoding sulfite exporter TauE/SafE family protein: MFDAYSLYELVLVALLGLGAGTLGGMLGVGGSVVMIPGLVFILGRATGTEQHLYQASAMIANVAVSVPAALRHRRAGAMDRRVLRWMLPAALVCIVIGVTLSNLPVFHGQEGGIWLGRVLALFLLYVIYVNVRKLMTPKASATPQDESATDEHVTPGRSTLVGTIMGTTAGLMGVGGGGLAVPLQQTLMKLPLRTCIANSSAVICFSATLGAICKNATLAEHATAGNTSLSWQTGLTLGLLLAPTAWLGGRLGATLTHRLPLRTIRIAFIALMVVACWKMAAI; the protein is encoded by the coding sequence ATGTTCGATGCTTACAGCCTTTACGAACTCGTCCTGGTCGCCCTCCTGGGCCTGGGCGCGGGGACCCTGGGCGGGATGCTCGGCGTGGGCGGCAGCGTCGTTATGATCCCCGGGCTGGTCTTCATCCTCGGCCGGGCCACGGGCACCGAGCAGCACCTCTATCAGGCCAGCGCGATGATCGCCAATGTTGCGGTGTCGGTCCCCGCGGCGCTGCGTCACCGCCGGGCCGGGGCGATGGACCGGCGGGTGCTGCGGTGGATGCTGCCCGCGGCGCTGGTCTGCATCGTCATCGGCGTCACCCTGAGCAACCTCCCGGTGTTCCACGGACAGGAAGGCGGCATCTGGCTGGGCCGTGTGCTCGCTCTGTTTCTGCTGTACGTGATCTATGTGAACGTCCGGAAGCTCATGACCCCGAAAGCGTCCGCCACGCCGCAGGACGAAAGCGCCACCGATGAACACGTGACCCCGGGGCGGAGCACGCTGGTCGGGACGATCATGGGCACGACCGCCGGGCTCATGGGCGTGGGCGGCGGCGGGCTGGCGGTGCCGTTGCAGCAGACGCTGATGAAGCTGCCGCTGCGGACGTGCATCGCCAACAGCTCGGCGGTGATCTGCTTCAGCGCGACCCTCGGGGCGATCTGCAAAAACGCCACCCTCGCCGAGCACGCCACGGCGGGCAACACCTCGCTGTCCTGGCAGACCGGCCTGACCCTCGGCCTCCTGCTCGCCCCCACCGCCTGGCTCGGCGGCCGCCTCGGCGCCACGCTCACCCACCGCCTGCCGCTCCGCACGATCCGCATCGCGTTCATCGCGCTGATGGTGGTGGCGTGCTGGAAGATGGCGGCGATCTAA
- a CDS encoding Mur ligase family protein, protein MITEYQGKQITVMGLGRFGGGVGVTRFLAERGADVLITDMLPADELKDSVAQLADLEASGAVRYRLGEHDESDFTACDLLVVNPAVKPDNRFVSAARAAGAPITSEIRLLVKHLPNRLRTIGVTGSAGKSTTTAMTAHILRKVLGQDGETPCGDWGDLTPKRQDAKTPSRSLESPGVWMGGNIGGSLLPFVESIRDDDWVVLELSSFMLEGLREDEWSPHVAVITNISPNHLDWHGSMESYVSAKQAIFQYQETGDCLVAGDSLEDRPGNTVTVVEDTLPPNTRLLLPGRHNVRNGWQAAYAVREAKVVSTAKTALLDLGDFPGLPHRLEYVAESKGVRFYNDSKSTTPEASMLAIDSFETGTVHIILGGYDKGSDLSQLAQHASTQCACIYTIGDTGDVIFHGAIEAASWDGQKHKLPIATTNSSVFEAEHVSIARSCRSIESAVREAVSRAVQGQVVVLSPGCASWDQFANYEERGERFIELVKQYGAG, encoded by the coding sequence ATGATCACCGAGTATCAGGGCAAACAGATCACCGTTATGGGCCTGGGCCGTTTCGGCGGCGGGGTGGGCGTGACACGCTTCCTCGCCGAGCGCGGCGCGGATGTACTGATCACCGACATGTTGCCCGCGGACGAGTTGAAAGACTCGGTCGCGCAGCTGGCCGACCTCGAAGCGAGCGGGGCGGTGCGGTATCGGCTGGGCGAGCACGACGAGAGCGACTTCACGGCGTGTGACCTGCTCGTGGTGAACCCGGCGGTGAAGCCGGACAACCGGTTTGTAAGTGCCGCCCGGGCGGCGGGTGCTCCCATCACCAGCGAGATCCGGCTGCTGGTCAAGCACTTACCGAATCGCCTGCGCACCATCGGCGTGACGGGTAGTGCGGGCAAGTCCACGACCACCGCGATGACCGCCCACATCCTGCGGAAGGTGCTGGGGCAGGACGGCGAGACGCCTTGCGGGGACTGGGGCGATTTAACGCCAAAACGCCAAGACGCCAAGACGCCAAGCAGAAGCTTGGAAAGCCCCGGCGTGTGGATGGGCGGGAACATCGGCGGGTCGCTGTTGCCGTTCGTCGAGTCGATCCGTGATGACGATTGGGTCGTGTTGGAGTTGTCGAGTTTTATGCTCGAAGGCTTGCGCGAAGACGAGTGGTCGCCCCATGTCGCGGTGATTACCAACATCAGCCCCAATCACCTCGATTGGCACGGGTCGATGGAGAGCTACGTCTCGGCGAAGCAGGCAATATTTCAATACCAAGAGACTGGTGATTGTTTGGTGGCAGGGGACTCACTAGAGGATAGGCCTGGAAACACCGTAACAGTCGTCGAAGATACTCTTCCTCCGAATACACGCTTATTGCTTCCTGGTCGTCATAACGTTCGAAATGGCTGGCAGGCTGCTTACGCGGTGCGGGAAGCAAAGGTTGTTTCTACCGCCAAAACAGCTTTGTTGGACCTCGGCGATTTTCCTGGACTGCCTCATCGTCTGGAATATGTTGCGGAATCTAAAGGTGTTCGTTTCTACAACGATTCTAAATCTACAACTCCTGAAGCTTCGATGCTGGCCATTGATTCCTTCGAGACGGGTACGGTTCATATCATTCTTGGCGGCTATGACAAAGGGAGTGATCTCTCTCAGCTTGCACAGCATGCATCTACCCAATGTGCTTGCATCTATACCATTGGGGACACGGGTGATGTGATTTTCCATGGAGCAATCGAGGCCGCCAGCTGGGATGGCCAAAAGCATAAATTGCCTATTGCCACTACGAACTCTTCGGTATTTGAAGCAGAGCATGTATCGATAGCACGCAGTTGTAGAAGCATCGAAAGTGCAGTTCGCGAAGCTGTGTCCCGAGCGGTGCAAGGACAGGTGGTGGTGCTCTCGCCGGGGTGTGCGTCGTGGGATCAGTTTGCGAATTACGAGGAGCGAGGGGAACGGTTTATTGAGTTGGTGAAGCAGTACGGCGCGGGGTAA
- a CDS encoding CvpA family protein, giving the protein MIINLIIIVFVIAMAVMWSTYGLFSALLHLLVVIASGALAFAFWEIFVSNVFIGFLPAYAWGVGLVLPFAVFLIVLRQALDNLIGGNMQFPRLVNQIVGAAVGACSGILTAGITLIGISFLPLPSNIAGWAPFEVNTVGEVVPTAEGGKLWLKVDSMTANFYNRLSVGAFGTSTPLAYYQPDIAKAAVVHRLAKWYDPNQSLVISPDTVSIKEEGLALFTDDRVPGIGTEANAYLEGRRNVAAGDKLVMIQTTWTKGDGAATYDSDSILRVPPTQVRLLVDSGQGPWESVAPIGFSRPDPNGVMQFYAINNSSIFASAAGKPSLDINWVFSLGDRDKPAYAMLRNTRFELPEAKLLDGGDFGPLVGALADPSSVNVGAATPAPKGSTAITTDPVGYATHKIVAIESTSALPAKVSKNKAQGLTYSKEDGDAEVLGGNTVVGSGAGGRGNSVDRVAVNESLSALRAQITKFTPTSIGAAQSTVQPIRLVTVSGDEYFPFAYVLKMSDGRQRIRVEKTDALTSNTDLPLNEMKDGDELYVYWRLERGVTIESYQIGNAIQSIDYTAP; this is encoded by the coding sequence ATGATCATCAACCTCATCATCATCGTCTTCGTGATCGCCATGGCCGTCATGTGGTCGACCTACGGGCTGTTCTCCGCGTTGCTCCACCTCTTGGTGGTCATCGCCTCAGGCGCGTTGGCCTTTGCGTTCTGGGAGATCTTCGTGAGCAATGTGTTCATCGGGTTCCTGCCCGCATACGCGTGGGGCGTGGGGCTGGTGTTGCCGTTCGCGGTGTTCCTGATCGTGCTTCGTCAGGCGCTGGACAATCTGATCGGGGGGAACATGCAGTTCCCTCGGTTGGTGAACCAGATCGTCGGCGCAGCGGTCGGCGCTTGCAGCGGCATCCTCACCGCGGGCATCACCCTGATCGGCATCAGCTTCCTGCCGCTGCCCAGCAACATCGCGGGATGGGCGCCCTTCGAAGTCAACACCGTCGGCGAGGTCGTGCCGACCGCCGAGGGCGGCAAGCTCTGGCTCAAGGTGGACTCGATGACGGCTAACTTCTACAACCGTCTCTCGGTTGGCGCGTTCGGCACCTCAACGCCGTTGGCCTACTACCAGCCGGATATCGCCAAGGCCGCGGTCGTCCACCGCCTGGCCAAGTGGTACGACCCCAACCAATCACTGGTCATCTCGCCCGATACCGTCTCGATCAAAGAAGAGGGCTTAGCCCTGTTCACCGACGACCGTGTGCCAGGCATCGGCACGGAAGCCAACGCCTATCTCGAAGGCCGACGCAACGTCGCGGCCGGAGACAAGCTGGTCATGATCCAAACAACCTGGACCAAGGGCGACGGCGCCGCGACCTACGACAGCGACAGCATCCTCCGCGTTCCCCCTACGCAGGTCCGCTTGTTGGTCGACAGCGGCCAGGGGCCCTGGGAATCGGTCGCCCCGATCGGCTTCTCCCGCCCCGACCCCAACGGCGTCATGCAGTTCTACGCCATCAACAACAGTAGCATCTTTGCCTCCGCGGCGGGTAAGCCGTCGCTGGATATCAACTGGGTCTTCAGCCTCGGTGACCGCGATAAGCCCGCGTATGCCATGCTCCGAAACACACGCTTCGAACTGCCCGAAGCCAAGCTGCTCGATGGCGGCGATTTCGGACCGCTGGTTGGCGCCCTGGCCGACCCCTCCAGCGTCAACGTCGGTGCAGCCACACCTGCCCCCAAGGGCAGCACCGCGATCACCACCGATCCTGTCGGCTACGCGACCCACAAAATCGTGGCCATCGAATCCACCTCCGCGTTGCCCGCGAAAGTCTCTAAGAATAAAGCCCAAGGCCTGACCTATTCCAAAGAAGATGGCGACGCCGAGGTGCTTGGTGGAAACACCGTTGTCGGTAGCGGTGCAGGCGGCAGGGGGAACTCCGTTGATCGCGTAGCGGTGAACGAAAGCCTTAGCGCCTTGCGGGCCCAGATCACCAAATTCACGCCTACGAGCATTGGCGCCGCGCAGAGTACCGTCCAGCCTATCCGCTTGGTCACGGTCAGTGGCGACGAGTATTTCCCCTTCGCTTACGTCCTGAAGATGTCCGATGGTCGGCAACGCATCCGCGTGGAGAAAACCGACGCCCTGACCAGCAACACCGATCTGCCGCTCAACGAAATGAAGGACGGCGACGAGTTGTACGTCTACTGGCGTCTCGAACGCGGGGTCACCATCGAGTCGTACCAGATCGGCAACGCCATCCAGTCGATCGATTACACCGCACCCTAA
- a CDS encoding GspE/PulE family protein: MSFIKPVLFLIAVGGWAWVVSQLDKDAGFYYLKRNEFNLIQLAAGVLGFGAMLLIPIFWLGFPLGLILLAGGVAGYVVYRNGQVPENEKWTADLDSFRQKRAAKAEAKMQSRATLTMTDGDGKAVPIPGPGEPDLGPYMVLDELMAFALPRNANQVDLVVDTEQAKYRVHIDGVRYPQEAPEPAEAVKLIDYIKAVSGMDTEDRRRKQEAKMAIRVEGSGSHQLEIISAGSTRGLQMQINIDGERTSNIPLEHLGFAPNQYAAVKELIAKPGKAILVTGAPKSGTSTTMYSLLQEHDPYTSMVVTLEEESLYELEGVDHNIIPAGKAVSEFNEKLGVLLRSDPSVMMVSKLADEQSAKMLATSAEDSRCYIPMDQPDTLRALRSWIKQVGDPRLVGENLGAIVAQRLMRRLCHTCRVPYNPDPEALKKLNLPADKVTELFRSSGKVMVKDKEILCPDCHGLGYRGRIGIFEVMLIDDQAARYIAANELDSLRLHLRKQKMLYLQEAALTKVVDGTTDIKEVTRVMAGK; the protein is encoded by the coding sequence ATGAGTTTCATCAAGCCGGTGCTCTTCCTCATCGCCGTTGGCGGGTGGGCATGGGTCGTGTCACAACTCGATAAAGACGCAGGCTTCTACTACCTCAAACGCAACGAATTCAACCTCATCCAGCTCGCTGCGGGCGTGTTGGGGTTTGGGGCGATGCTGCTGATCCCGATTTTCTGGCTGGGCTTCCCGCTGGGTCTGATCCTGCTGGCGGGCGGCGTCGCGGGCTACGTGGTCTACCGCAACGGCCAGGTGCCCGAGAACGAGAAGTGGACCGCCGACCTCGATTCGTTCCGTCAGAAGCGTGCCGCGAAGGCCGAAGCCAAGATGCAGAGCCGGGCCACGCTGACCATGACCGATGGCGACGGCAAGGCTGTGCCCATCCCCGGCCCGGGCGAGCCGGACCTGGGCCCCTACATGGTGCTGGACGAGCTCATGGCTTTTGCCTTACCACGCAACGCCAATCAGGTCGATCTGGTGGTCGATACCGAGCAGGCCAAGTACCGCGTCCACATCGATGGCGTCCGCTACCCGCAGGAAGCGCCCGAGCCGGCCGAGGCGGTCAAGCTCATCGACTACATCAAGGCGGTGTCGGGCATGGACACCGAAGACCGCCGACGCAAGCAGGAAGCCAAGATGGCCATCCGTGTGGAGGGTTCGGGCAGCCACCAGCTCGAGATCATCTCCGCTGGCTCGACCCGTGGCCTGCAGATGCAGATCAACATCGACGGCGAGCGCACCAGCAACATCCCGCTCGAACACCTGGGCTTCGCCCCGAACCAGTACGCCGCGGTCAAGGAACTGATCGCCAAGCCCGGCAAGGCCATCCTCGTGACGGGCGCGCCAAAGTCAGGCACAAGCACCACGATGTACAGCCTGCTTCAGGAACACGACCCGTACACCTCGATGGTTGTGACGCTGGAAGAGGAAAGCCTCTACGAGCTCGAAGGCGTGGACCACAACATCATCCCCGCCGGCAAGGCGGTCAGTGAGTTCAACGAGAAGCTCGGCGTCCTGCTCCGCAGCGACCCGAGCGTGATGATGGTCTCCAAGCTGGCCGACGAGCAGAGCGCCAAGATGCTCGCCACCAGCGCCGAAGACAGCCGCTGCTACATCCCGATGGATCAGCCCGACACGCTCCGGGCTCTGCGGTCCTGGATCAAGCAGGTCGGCGACCCACGTCTCGTAGGCGAGAATCTCGGGGCAATCGTTGCTCAACGCCTCATGCGTCGGCTGTGCCACACCTGCCGTGTGCCCTACAACCCCGATCCCGAGGCGCTCAAGAAACTCAACCTCCCGGCCGACAAGGTCACCGAGCTGTTCCGCAGCTCGGGCAAGGTCATGGTCAAGGACAAAGAGATCCTCTGCCCCGACTGCCACGGCCTGGGTTACCGTGGTCGGATCGGCATCTTCGAAGTCATGCTCATCGACGATCAGGCAGCCCGCTACATCGCCGCCAACGAGCTCGACAGCCTCCGCCTGCACCTCCGCAAGCAGAAGATGCTCTACCTGCAAGAAGCCGCGCTCACCAAAGTCGTCGACGGCACCACCGACATCAAGGAAGTCACCCGCGTCATGGCCGGGAAGTAA
- a CDS encoding type IV pilus twitching motility protein PilT: MSKHVSPHDSVVAGDPLVLHETLADTPLAKYFKAAVKFESSDLIMRGGQAPKLRLRGELKALDTTPPTIEEFNKWIHDGLTEEQIQQYADHGSLDIGCDFNVDGESHRFRVNIFLTRGRSAIAARRVSNEILDFSQLHLPEVMNNIVQVRQGLVLLCGVTGSGKSTTIAAMLDYINQTRACHILTIEDPIEYLFEDKKAMINQREIGLDVPDFPTALRGMVRENPDVVLIGEMRDKETFEAALQASETGHLVFGTIHASSASQAFNRIYDLFEPEERDPIRNILAYQMQAFVYQKLLPTIREELPRVPAVEVLLQSPPTRKLILEGREDELEKVIKDGREEGMRTYVDSLVELVETNYIHPKVAQANAPSPEEIKMRLRGISTG; this comes from the coding sequence TTGAGTAAGCATGTCAGCCCCCATGATTCGGTGGTCGCCGGTGACCCGTTGGTCCTTCACGAAACCCTCGCCGACACGCCGTTGGCCAAGTATTTCAAAGCCGCGGTCAAGTTTGAGTCGTCCGACCTGATTATGCGGGGCGGCCAAGCCCCTAAGCTCCGCCTGCGTGGTGAGTTGAAGGCACTCGACACCACCCCGCCGACGATCGAAGAGTTCAATAAGTGGATCCACGACGGGCTGACCGAGGAGCAGATCCAGCAGTACGCCGACCACGGCTCGCTGGACATCGGCTGCGACTTCAACGTCGACGGCGAGTCGCATCGCTTCCGGGTCAACATCTTCCTGACCCGCGGCCGCAGCGCCATCGCCGCCCGCCGGGTGAGCAACGAGATCCTGGACTTCAGCCAGCTGCACCTGCCCGAGGTGATGAACAATATCGTCCAGGTCCGCCAAGGTCTGGTCTTGCTCTGCGGCGTCACCGGTTCGGGTAAGTCGACCACCATCGCGGCGATGCTGGACTACATCAACCAGACCCGCGCCTGCCACATCCTGACCATCGAAGACCCCATCGAATACTTGTTCGAAGACAAGAAGGCGATGATCAACCAGCGCGAGATCGGGCTGGACGTGCCCGACTTCCCCACCGCGCTGCGGGGCATGGTCCGCGAAAACCCCGACGTCGTGCTCATCGGCGAGATGCGGGACAAGGAAACCTTCGAAGCGGCCCTCCAGGCGTCGGAGACCGGCCACCTGGTGTTCGGCACGATCCACGCGTCGTCCGCCTCCCAGGCGTTCAACCGGATCTACGACCTGTTCGAACCCGAAGAGCGTGACCCCATCCGCAACATCCTGGCGTACCAGATGCAGGCGTTTGTGTACCAGAAGCTGCTGCCAACGATCCGCGAAGAACTGCCCCGTGTGCCCGCCGTCGAGGTGCTCCTGCAGAGCCCGCCGACCCGGAAGCTCATCCTTGAGGGTCGCGAAGACGAGTTGGAGAAGGTGATCAAAGACGGCCGGGAGGAAGGTATGCGGACCTACGTGGACAGCCTCGTCGAACTGGTCGAGACCAACTACATCCACCCCAAGGTTGCCCAGGCCAACGCCCCGTCGCCCGAAGAGATCAAGATGCGGCTCCGCGGGATCAGCACGGGCTGA
- the hisF gene encoding imidazole glycerol phosphate synthase subunit HisF yields MLTHRIIPCLDVKAGRVVKGVNFVELRDAGDPVEIARQYDEAGADELVFLDITASHENRDITYDMVRRVAEQCFMPFTVGGGIRTIDDVTALVQAGAEKVSINTAAVLNPEIVAQTAGRFGRCATVVNIDPKRVDAADFEQRTGQTPQHVSPDGKVFEVHTHGGRTPTGLEALGYAVKVVELGAGEIVLTSMDADGMKTGYDIEITKAIADAVDVPIVASGGCGSPQHMIDVLTQTRADAALAASIFHYGEYTIAETKQALADAGLPVRQIAPVH; encoded by the coding sequence ATGCTGACGCACCGCATTATCCCGTGTTTGGATGTCAAGGCCGGCCGAGTGGTCAAGGGCGTGAACTTTGTCGAGCTCCGCGATGCGGGGGACCCGGTGGAGATCGCCCGGCAGTACGACGAGGCCGGGGCGGATGAGTTGGTGTTTTTGGACATCACCGCCAGCCACGAGAACCGCGACATCACCTATGACATGGTTCGTCGGGTGGCGGAGCAGTGCTTCATGCCGTTTACGGTGGGCGGGGGGATCCGGACGATTGACGATGTGACCGCGCTGGTCCAGGCCGGGGCGGAGAAGGTGAGCATCAACACCGCGGCGGTGCTGAACCCCGAGATCGTCGCCCAGACGGCGGGGCGGTTCGGGCGGTGTGCCACCGTGGTGAACATCGACCCCAAGCGGGTGGACGCCGCCGACTTCGAGCAGCGCACCGGCCAGACTCCGCAGCACGTCAGCCCGGACGGCAAGGTCTTCGAGGTCCACACCCACGGCGGACGCACGCCCACCGGGCTCGAGGCGTTGGGTTATGCGGTGAAGGTCGTCGAACTCGGCGCGGGCGAGATCGTGCTGACGAGCATGGACGCCGACGGGATGAAGACCGGTTACGACATCGAGATCACGAAAGCGATCGCCGACGCGGTGGACGTGCCGATCGTGGCGTCGGGCGGGTGCGGGAGCCCGCAGCACATGATCGATGTGCTCACCCAGACCCGGGCGGACGCGGCATTGGCGGCGAGCATTTTCCACTACGGCGAGTACACGATCGCCGAGACGAAGCAAGCCTTGGCCGACGCGGGCCTGCCGGTGCGTCAGATTGCCCCGGTCCATTGA
- a CDS encoding PEP-CTERM sorting domain-containing protein, with protein sequence MPKPHTTTFLIAGALAAAISAVPAQASLLTVSGSMSATASVSNPAGDGDEDNQGTTGLGFDNPGPRTLTVTSPEGTEDEQTIIQQTFSADTASFTASGSSDSADNLSGFETQGSMALNVVFTVDESELYAFSFTKDNDPGESITAQLTGSDSPSTPLFSFNNSNQGGAVTQLVEFTLNPGVTYTLNALFESAAGGNGSAQSTTTYLIGLETVPEPGTGLVVAIGLLALARRRMRSF encoded by the coding sequence ATGCCCAAGCCACACACCACCACTTTTCTGATCGCCGGGGCCCTCGCCGCCGCGATTTCCGCCGTCCCTGCGCAAGCCAGCCTGCTGACGGTTTCGGGCAGCATGTCCGCCACCGCCTCGGTCAGCAACCCCGCCGGTGACGGCGACGAAGACAACCAGGGCACCACCGGCCTCGGCTTCGACAACCCCGGCCCCCGCACCCTCACGGTCACCAGCCCCGAGGGCACCGAAGACGAACAGACCATCATTCAGCAGACCTTTTCCGCCGACACCGCCAGCTTCACCGCCTCGGGCAGCAGCGACTCGGCCGACAACCTCTCGGGCTTCGAAACCCAGGGCAGCATGGCCCTCAACGTGGTCTTCACCGTCGACGAATCCGAGCTCTACGCCTTCTCCTTCACCAAAGACAACGACCCCGGCGAAAGCATCACCGCCCAGCTCACCGGAAGCGACAGCCCGTCGACCCCGCTGTTTAGCTTCAACAACAGCAACCAGGGCGGCGCCGTGACCCAGCTCGTCGAGTTCACCCTGAACCCCGGCGTTACCTACACCCTCAACGCCCTCTTCGAATCCGCCGCCGGCGGCAACGGCTCAGCCCAAAGCACCACGACCTACCTCATTGGCCTGGAAACCGTCCCCGAGCCCGGAACCGGCTTGGTTGTCGCGATCGGGTTGCTGGCGCTTGCGCGTCGCCGGATGCGATCGTTCTGA
- a CDS encoding beta-ketoacyl-[acyl-carrier-protein] synthase family protein, whose product MSRRVYLTGVGPVSGLGLGIEPNWTGLTEGGSAIGPVKAFDASAMGCPIAAEVPEDFKVRNFVPKTYRKATKVMARDIELAVAAADLAARDAGLVTKGTDPDSDPSYAPDRMGCHIGAGLIAADLDELTAALVTSAGESGKDFDIHHWGQEGMEKLTPLWLLKYLPNMLACHVTIIHDTHGPSNTITCGEASGGLSVGESLRVIQRGQADLCFCGGAESKLNPMAYLRQVMTGRLVNDADSTDPTNAVRPFDQNAKGGVLGEGGGIVTLECVDAFEERGGDPANIYAEVLGFGASQTVNPATRNRTPDAEGRGIVSAARAALREAGLDTDAVDVVIPFGLGHAEWDGPEAAALRTLLGDRLPSVPVLAPKASVGNLGAGSGGFDLCVAAKVLKEQQLPATLNRDHPIDGLGATSADKLDVALVFATGLGGQNTAIVLKKV is encoded by the coding sequence ATGAGCAGACGTGTCTATCTAACCGGCGTGGGCCCCGTCAGCGGACTGGGCCTGGGCATCGAACCCAACTGGACGGGCCTGACCGAGGGCGGATCGGCGATCGGGCCGGTCAAGGCCTTCGACGCCTCGGCGATGGGCTGCCCCATCGCGGCCGAGGTGCCCGAGGACTTCAAGGTCCGCAACTTCGTCCCCAAGACCTACCGCAAGGCCACGAAAGTCATGGCCCGTGACATCGAGCTGGCCGTCGCCGCGGCCGACTTGGCAGCACGCGATGCGGGACTGGTCACCAAGGGCACCGACCCCGACAGCGACCCGTCCTACGCCCCGGACCGCATGGGCTGCCACATCGGTGCGGGCCTGATCGCCGCCGATCTAGACGAGCTGACCGCGGCGCTGGTGACCTCGGCGGGTGAATCCGGCAAGGACTTCGACATCCACCACTGGGGCCAGGAGGGTATGGAAAAGCTCACGCCGCTCTGGCTGCTGAAATACCTGCCGAACATGCTGGCCTGCCACGTCACAATCATCCACGACACCCACGGCCCGAGCAACACCATCACCTGCGGCGAAGCGTCGGGCGGCCTGAGCGTCGGCGAGTCGCTGCGCGTCATCCAACGCGGGCAGGCGGACCTGTGCTTCTGTGGCGGGGCCGAGAGCAAGCTCAACCCGATGGCGTACCTGCGTCAGGTGATGACCGGCCGACTCGTCAACGACGCCGACTCGACCGACCCCACCAATGCGGTGCGTCCGTTCGACCAGAACGCCAAGGGCGGCGTGCTCGGCGAAGGCGGGGGCATCGTCACACTCGAGTGTGTGGATGCCTTTGAAGAACGCGGCGGCGACCCCGCCAACATCTACGCCGAGGTGCTGGGCTTCGGTGCGTCGCAAACGGTGAACCCCGCGACGCGCAACCGCACCCCGGACGCCGAAGGACGCGGCATCGTCAGCGCCGCCCGCGCGGCGCTGCGTGAAGCGGGCCTCGACACCGACGCGGTGGACGTGGTGATCCCCTTCGGTCTGGGCCACGCCGAGTGGGACGGCCCCGAGGCTGCGGCCCTGCGTACTCTGCTGGGCGATCGCCTGCCTTCGGTGCCCGTTCTCGCGCCCAAGGCCAGCGTCGGCAACCTCGGCGCCGGCTCGGGCGGCTTCGACCTGTGCGTCGCCGCCAAGGTGCTGAAAGAACAACAACTCCCCGCCACCCTCAACCGCGACCACCCGATCGACGGCCTGGGCGCCACCTCAGCCGACAAACTCGATGTCGCCCTGGTCTTCGCCACCGGCCTCGGCGGGCAGAACACGGCGATCGTCCTCAAGAAAGTCTGA